The genomic segment TTGCCTTGTGACGTCCTCTTGACTAGTTTGAGCACATCCAGATTTGTGATGCAGGTGCCATCTTCAGTGAACAGTCTTCTGTATTTCATCTCCTCAGAGACACATGAGGGTTCTTCCAGACAGGCAGTTTTAGATGTTGTCTGGCTGTTTTTCAACTTGGTCAGCCTCTCGTCTGCCACATGGCTAAGTATTTTCTACTGTGTGAAGGTAACTAACTTTGCCAACCATGTCTTCCTCTGGCTGAAGCTAAGAATCAATATGCTTGCACCCAGACTACTTGGATTGTCAATAATCATTTCCAGTATCTTCTCTATTCCTTCAATGACTGAATATATTGGATATGCAAAGTGTAACAATCCAATAGGAACTCCACCAGGATGTGCCAACCAAAGTGTGGTTTATAACAGAAacaccttttttcttcctctacaTGTGACTTTTGCTTCCATAAATTTCAGCATAAGTACAATTGCATGCACTATTTTGCTCAACTCACTGTGGAATCACATAAGGAATCTGAAGAAGAGTGGTGTTGGTGATAGAGATCTCAACTCTCAGGTCCATATCAATGTCATAAAACCATTGTTGTTTTATGTCTTtttctatttattatatttcagtAGTGTAACAATTATTTCAACTGGTGCTTTAAAGTATGAAAGTACCATAGCACTAGTTTTTGAAATCTTGGTAAC from the Sceloporus undulatus isolate JIND9_A2432 ecotype Alabama unplaced genomic scaffold, SceUnd_v1.1 scaffold_6938, whole genome shotgun sequence genome contains:
- the LOC121918252 gene encoding taste receptor type 2 member 8-like → CDVLLTSLSTSRFVMQVPSSVNSLLYFISSETHEGSSRQAVLDVVWLFFNLVSLSSATWLSIFYCVKVTNFANHVFLWLKLRINMLAPRLLGLSIIISSIFSIPSMTEYIGYAKCNNPIGTPPGCANQSVVYNRNTFFLPLHVTFASINFSISTIACTILLNSLWNHIRNLKKSGVGDRDLNSQVHINVIKPLLFYVFFYLLYFSSVTIISTGALKYESTIALVFEILVTTFPSAHSIILIFTNTKLKEIAARILNIRQRAL